A genomic window from Algoriphagus sp. Y33 includes:
- a CDS encoding glycosyltransferase family 4 protein — MTKIAVLLTNSTRTSYGGVGPFVKNLDVYLADHYELKYFSLPDYFDDITIVPHRLMYFLYVISNFFKLRKFDMIISHTPEAAYASSICKIPFIHVFHGNDNPVSMSRFWYGKYFLSFFDHITRVISENSLICYTVGKEEVGRKKILNPITHTVTTKDYEKRSGFIFAGRLEKGKRVELLLESYALLPSEIRAENDLKIAGKGSQLGFLQEKVQELGLGKHVQFLGNLDNPTLIDQISKCKILLMASGYEGFPMVIAEAFSVGVPSVSTGVGDIPSFLKSGENGILVEKEFEFKDFAAAIEEVLKNYDHFASNALKSGKVFDAKQITQSLVADIDGCLQS; from the coding sequence ATGACTAAAATAGCGGTTCTTCTCACTAATTCTACCAGAACATCCTATGGGGGTGTAGGTCCTTTTGTGAAAAATCTTGATGTTTACTTGGCAGATCATTACGAACTCAAATATTTTTCTTTGCCGGATTATTTTGATGATATAACTATTGTCCCTCATCGGCTAATGTACTTCCTGTATGTTATATCTAATTTTTTCAAACTCAGGAAATTTGATATGATTATTTCTCATACCCCGGAGGCCGCCTATGCGAGTTCAATATGTAAGATTCCTTTTATACATGTTTTTCATGGAAATGATAATCCTGTATCTATGTCAAGATTTTGGTATGGCAAGTATTTTCTTTCTTTTTTTGACCACATTACCAGAGTGATTTCTGAAAATAGTTTGATTTGCTATACAGTAGGTAAAGAGGAGGTAGGTAGAAAGAAAATCTTAAATCCCATCACTCACACTGTTACCACTAAAGATTATGAGAAAAGGTCTGGGTTTATTTTTGCAGGAAGATTGGAAAAGGGCAAAAGGGTAGAGTTATTATTAGAGTCTTATGCTTTATTACCATCGGAAATCCGTGCTGAAAATGACCTAAAAATTGCAGGAAAGGGGTCTCAATTAGGATTTTTACAAGAGAAGGTCCAAGAATTGGGATTAGGTAAACATGTTCAGTTTTTGGGAAATCTTGACAACCCTACTTTAATAGATCAAATTTCCAAATGCAAGATCTTATTAATGGCATCTGGCTACGAAGGGTTTCCTATGGTGATTGCTGAAGCTTTTTCAGTAGGAGTGCCATCCGTATCTACGGGGGTAGGCGATATTCCTTCGTTTCTTAAATCAGGGGAAAATGGGATTTTGGTGGAAAAGGAATTTGAATTTAAAGACTTTGCTGCTGCTATTGAAGAAGTATTAAAGAATTACGATCACTTCGCCTCAAATGCACTTAAATCAGGAAAAGTGTTTGATGCCAAACAGATAACCCAAAGCCTAGTAGCAGATATTGATGGATGTCTACAGTCTTAA
- a CDS encoding glycosyltransferase family 4 protein, which produces MKILFILHYPPPTHGASMIGEYIRTSTSINSTFEAKYLNLSTSYSVHEVGKGGLIKWWRYLGILYKTLTKSLNFRPDLIYITLSTTAPGFYKDALIAIICKTLRFPVVFHLHNKGVEKNSHKPLERLLYPWVFKNSNVILLSAYLYPDIAKFVPIHRVSYCSNGITCIDRSIVSLPRSTTGRLKLLFLSNLHRSKGIIDLLQACKILKDKGIYFHCTVAGAEGDVTAEDLQSYIDQNNLVKEITYIGKVTGNSKVQAFEEADLFIHPTLEDCFPLVLLEAMQFKLPTISTIEGAIPEIIEDQSTGLLIEKGSPHAIADAIIQIGQNKDKRMHLGENAYNRFLENYTLPIFEKRLASILTNLLKSNRSQSKSGKRQ; this is translated from the coding sequence ATGAAGATACTTTTCATTCTGCATTATCCGCCTCCGACCCACGGAGCCTCTATGATTGGAGAATATATTAGAACAAGTACCAGTATAAATTCGACTTTTGAAGCCAAATACCTAAACTTAAGCACCTCTTATTCTGTACATGAAGTAGGTAAAGGCGGATTGATCAAATGGTGGAGATACCTAGGTATTCTTTATAAGACCTTGACGAAAAGCCTAAATTTCCGACCTGATCTCATTTACATTACCCTGAGCACCACCGCACCTGGATTTTACAAGGATGCTTTGATTGCTATCATTTGCAAAACGCTTAGATTTCCAGTAGTCTTCCACCTTCACAACAAAGGTGTGGAAAAGAACAGCCATAAGCCACTAGAGCGCCTGTTGTACCCTTGGGTTTTCAAAAACTCGAATGTAATTTTATTGTCAGCTTACCTCTATCCTGACATTGCGAAATTTGTTCCTATACACCGCGTAAGCTACTGCAGCAACGGAATTACTTGCATCGACAGATCAATAGTTTCTTTGCCCAGATCTACAACAGGCAGATTGAAGCTCCTCTTTTTGTCCAACTTACATAGATCCAAGGGTATCATAGATCTGCTGCAGGCCTGTAAGATACTAAAAGACAAAGGTATATATTTTCATTGTACAGTCGCAGGTGCAGAAGGAGACGTGACTGCAGAAGATTTACAGTCATACATTGATCAAAACAACCTTGTGAAAGAGATAACTTATATAGGAAAGGTTACCGGAAATAGTAAAGTGCAAGCTTTCGAAGAAGCTGATCTATTTATCCATCCCACGCTAGAAGACTGCTTTCCTCTAGTATTGCTAGAGGCTATGCAGTTTAAGTTACCGACAATTTCTACCATCGAAGGGGCAATTCCCGAAATTATCGAAGATCAGTCCACTGGCTTGTTAATTGAAAAAGGTAGCCCTCATGCGATTGCAGATGCAATTATCCAAATTGGCCAAAATAAGGATAAGAGAATGCATCTTGGAGAAAATGCGTACAATAGATTTCTCGAAAACTACACCTTACCTATTTTTGAGAAAAGGCTTGCCAGTATACTTACCAACCTACTCAAATCCAACAGATCCCAATCTAAATCAGGAAAACGGCAATAG
- a CDS encoding glycosyltransferase, whose amino-acid sequence MHILVFGIPLREGMAGSVRVRNLLYPLSVNSSVSLSNLYFALQADEIEDTGRSDELKISLSFSKPLSIASYLYRSIKFIRKKYDRNKKNIFYLYETPDIKTIVPLMYAKIIGYKVVLDIVENNLHAYSFGSMANKFRVRSGAYILKNFQFLIDLNIVISSHLENLLLSYTSRDKVLSIPVTMNISAFKKSSFSKKEATTLFYGGSFGKKDGLDLLLKAFEEVCEEHHNLKLILTGKGENPRDFNEFMGLVKSSKFTDRITYKGFVPSNEYQDLLNSCDIFCVIRDNSGAANAGFPSKLAEYLATGRAVIVSNVGDVSQYLTNLRDAVIVEPESLSSLVKAITFLVTNPDKINHIGNKGRSVAIQSFNNVTESNKLLNKLTII is encoded by the coding sequence ATGCATATTTTGGTTTTCGGCATTCCTTTAAGAGAGGGTATGGCTGGGTCAGTGAGAGTGAGGAATTTACTGTATCCATTAAGTGTAAATTCTTCTGTTTCTTTAAGCAATCTTTATTTTGCACTACAAGCAGATGAGATAGAGGATACAGGAAGAAGTGATGAACTAAAAATTAGTTTAAGTTTCAGTAAACCTTTGTCGATTGCGTCATACCTTTATAGGTCTATAAAATTTATTAGAAAAAAGTATGATAGGAATAAAAAGAACATTTTTTATCTCTATGAAACTCCAGATATCAAGACAATAGTTCCTTTGATGTATGCAAAAATTATAGGGTATAAAGTTGTTTTGGATATAGTAGAGAACAATCTGCATGCTTATAGTTTTGGTAGTATGGCAAATAAATTCAGAGTGAGAAGCGGAGCATATATTTTAAAGAACTTTCAGTTTTTAATTGATTTGAATATTGTGATTTCCTCCCACCTGGAGAATTTGCTACTATCTTATACTTCAAGGGATAAGGTTTTATCTATCCCTGTAACTATGAATATCTCGGCATTCAAAAAAAGTTCATTTTCTAAAAAGGAAGCGACTACATTATTTTATGGAGGTTCATTTGGTAAGAAAGATGGGCTAGATCTTTTACTTAAGGCATTTGAAGAAGTTTGTGAAGAACACCACAATCTTAAACTGATTTTGACAGGAAAAGGTGAGAATCCAAGGGATTTCAATGAATTTATGGGACTGGTAAAATCCTCTAAATTTACTGATAGAATTACCTACAAAGGGTTTGTGCCTTCTAATGAGTATCAGGATTTACTCAACTCCTGTGATATTTTTTGTGTGATTAGAGATAATTCTGGGGCAGCTAATGCAGGTTTTCCTTCCAAATTGGCGGAATATTTAGCTACAGGGAGGGCAGTAATTGTTTCAAATGTAGGGGATGTCTCCCAATATCTCACAAATTTGCGAGATGCTGTAATTGTAGAACCCGAATCCCTTTCATCTTTGGTGAAGGCTATTACTTTTCTGGTGACTAATCCTGATAAGATAAACCATATAGGGAATAAAGGTAGGTCCGTAGCGATCCAGAGTTTTAACAATGTAACTGAAAGTAATAAATTACTAAACAAGCTAACGATTATCTAA
- a CDS encoding nitrous oxide reductase family maturation protein NosD, which translates to MLSSVSNSFATDYYFSSSMGSDSFSLAEAQFSATPWKSIEKFNDLAYSLKPGDRVFFKRGDVFHGTIRPIKGGAAENPIIFDAYGSGDLPVITSLVELANAEHVGHGVYQYQTLDSEVSQLKVVLIDDQVRAMGRYPNADDGNDGYLTIQSVNNDFSIGGSELPFNPAGGEVVIRKNNWIIDSYRIKSTNSGIIDFTNRGTSGYKPLSGYGYFIQNHLAALDQFGEWAFSDKNKKLSVYLGEINPSEVKVEVATSDYLLVVGFIGRNLSFRNMHFRGSNKNLINIEKSSTVSIENCLLEFAGENAVFSFGTPNLTLKNNTIRNALSSSIFLWHSSPRAVIADNFIEHTMPFQGMGKNSDLNGIGIYISSDADSSLIEKNRVIHTGYNGIHFGGNGSVVKNNFVKDYCLFKQDGAGIYMNSDGMTRQNNKGRVIIGNVVLDGLGAKGGTDSDADLAEGIYLDDNTRGVLVTQNTVAHINGKGIFLHNASDIEIVDNLVYDCQVQLKIVHDSLGKPVRGIKVGHNFLSSTGEREIIYSISSIKKDIDQIGVSLDNYFLDPYTTEFVFESKDPDHSHSVLRNFSNWKDAFGYDESSTLLNFNLNRVSIIKEVVLKESNFSRDISLVTGTYKGQSKWIDSGLDRGSWSIYPDSQESTLCYVPIGTITEGDKILVVMEVKSTSENLGVELFLERSFDHNQQQAISYFSSSLGRKRVKVFLDALVSEGNESLVLRIPTEVGSLFIDNLKISKVTTKEESDQLFFKYNYSDKSVSFPLKGSYKDGKGRVYSGSVSIAPYRSILLVKEGE; encoded by the coding sequence TTGCTAAGCTCAGTATCGAACAGTTTTGCGACAGATTATTATTTTTCTTCTTCCATGGGGAGCGATAGCTTTTCATTAGCTGAGGCACAATTTTCAGCTACTCCTTGGAAAAGTATAGAAAAATTTAATGACTTGGCTTATTCTTTAAAGCCCGGTGATAGGGTGTTCTTTAAAAGAGGAGATGTGTTTCACGGGACGATTCGGCCTATTAAAGGTGGAGCTGCTGAGAATCCAATTATTTTCGATGCATACGGATCAGGTGATTTGCCTGTCATTACTTCACTGGTGGAGTTGGCCAATGCAGAACATGTTGGTCATGGAGTATACCAGTATCAAACTTTGGATAGCGAAGTTTCTCAGCTCAAGGTAGTACTGATCGATGATCAGGTTAGAGCCATGGGAAGATATCCTAATGCTGACGATGGAAATGACGGATATCTAACCATTCAGTCGGTCAATAATGATTTTAGTATAGGTGGAAGTGAGCTTCCTTTTAATCCTGCCGGGGGGGAAGTGGTAATCCGCAAAAACAACTGGATTATTGATAGTTATCGTATTAAAAGCACAAATTCCGGCATTATTGATTTTACCAATCGGGGTACATCGGGCTATAAGCCGTTAAGTGGCTATGGCTATTTTATCCAAAATCATCTAGCTGCCCTTGATCAATTCGGAGAATGGGCTTTCTCAGATAAAAACAAGAAACTTTCGGTCTATCTGGGGGAGATAAATCCTTCTGAAGTAAAGGTAGAAGTCGCTACAAGTGATTACTTGTTGGTTGTGGGTTTTATAGGAAGGAACCTGTCTTTCAGAAACATGCATTTCAGGGGAAGTAATAAAAATCTGATCAATATAGAAAAATCTTCAACAGTCTCTATAGAAAACTGTCTCTTGGAATTTGCCGGTGAAAATGCTGTTTTCAGCTTTGGCACACCCAATTTAACCCTTAAGAATAATACGATACGGAATGCGCTAAGCAGTTCAATATTTCTTTGGCATAGTTCACCAAGAGCAGTGATTGCTGATAATTTTATTGAACATACGATGCCCTTTCAGGGAATGGGAAAGAACAGTGACTTAAATGGAATTGGGATTTATATTTCAAGTGATGCCGACAGCTCGTTGATTGAGAAGAACAGGGTGATCCATACAGGTTATAATGGGATTCACTTTGGAGGCAATGGGTCTGTGGTTAAAAATAATTTTGTAAAGGATTATTGTCTTTTCAAACAGGATGGAGCGGGGATTTACATGAATTCGGATGGAATGACGAGGCAAAACAACAAGGGACGGGTAATCATTGGCAATGTTGTTTTAGATGGATTGGGTGCGAAAGGAGGGACTGATTCTGATGCAGACCTAGCAGAGGGGATTTATTTGGACGATAACACCCGGGGAGTTTTGGTAACACAAAATACGGTGGCACATATCAACGGGAAAGGAATTTTTCTGCATAATGCAAGTGATATAGAGATCGTAGATAATCTCGTGTATGACTGTCAGGTACAGTTAAAAATTGTCCATGATAGCTTAGGTAAGCCGGTTAGGGGGATTAAAGTCGGGCATAATTTTCTTTCCAGCACCGGAGAAAGGGAGATTATCTATTCTATATCTTCTATTAAAAAGGACATTGACCAAATTGGGGTTAGTCTGGATAATTACTTTTTGGATCCTTACACAACTGAATTTGTTTTTGAATCCAAGGATCCCGATCATTCGCATAGTGTACTGAGGAATTTTTCTAATTGGAAAGATGCATTCGGGTATGATGAGTCTTCTACGCTGCTGAACTTTAACCTAAACAGGGTAAGTATAATCAAGGAAGTAGTGTTGAAGGAAAGCAATTTTAGTAGGGATATTAGCTTGGTGACCGGGACGTATAAAGGGCAGTCTAAATGGATTGATTCCGGTTTGGATCGGGGAAGCTGGAGTATCTATCCTGATTCTCAGGAATCGACTCTTTGCTATGTGCCAATTGGCACCATAACGGAAGGAGATAAAATATTGGTGGTTATGGAGGTTAAAAGTACTAGTGAAAATCTGGGAGTAGAGCTTTTTCTGGAGAGATCGTTTGACCATAATCAACAGCAGGCAATTTCTTATTTTAGCTCTTCTTTAGGAAGGAAAAGAGTTAAAGTTTTTTTGGATGCGCTCGTGAGCGAAGGGAATGAAAGCTTAGTATTGCGTATTCCAACTGAAGTTGGTTCACTTTTTATTGACAATTTAAAGATTTCAAAGGTAACCACGAAAGAGGAGTCAGACCAACTTTTCTTTAAATATAATTATTCTGATAAATCAGTTTCTTTCCCATTAAAAGGATCTTACAAAGATGGGAAGGGGCGTGTTTATAGTGGATCTGTATCCATCGCACCCTACAGGTCAATACTCCTTGTAAAAGAAGGTGAATGA
- a CDS encoding group 1 glycosyl transferase encodes MPKVLIFGQSFNANTGGGVTLTNLFGDWDKNDLAVICTSHANGNISPNVCDNYYFIGSDEFHYKFPFNYFQRPSPSGKLPIVYTTSSESFSYKPSWRELIIQNVLYPMLDWSGLMHVISKMEVSPNLLQWVDEFSPDVLYIQASTRESLLFAIKLSERIKIPVIIHQMDDWVSTVGSNGLGSRYWSRKINGEFKQLVQRADLCLSISDLMGVEYQRRYGSKFKTYHNPVDLDIWEPKVNVEKYAEKEYSILYAGRTGFGIATSLKAFASAVEFFNETSDTKIKFYIQTAEELAWTQDFEYTIHKKLIPYEKLPQLFQSMDFLLLPCDFSDKALKFLKYSMPTKAPEYMITGTPIIILAPEETAIFQYGKEFNWAFTINNDDTKFIASRLSEIVSNRISQIEVSQNAMSFAKQRHSQEVVTKQFTQEFRTLVSYLDETESLAFN; translated from the coding sequence ATGCCTAAAGTATTAATATTCGGTCAATCATTTAATGCAAATACGGGTGGTGGGGTCACCTTAACCAATCTTTTTGGTGATTGGGATAAGAATGATCTAGCTGTCATATGTACTAGTCATGCAAATGGGAATATTTCCCCCAATGTGTGTGATAATTACTACTTTATTGGCTCAGATGAATTTCATTACAAGTTTCCTTTTAATTATTTTCAGCGACCTTCTCCTTCGGGAAAACTGCCAATTGTCTATACCACATCCAGTGAGTCTTTCTCTTATAAGCCAAGTTGGCGGGAATTGATAATCCAGAATGTGCTATATCCCATGTTGGATTGGTCTGGGTTGATGCACGTTATTTCCAAGATGGAAGTCAGCCCTAATTTATTACAATGGGTAGATGAGTTTTCACCTGATGTTCTCTACATACAGGCATCTACCAGAGAATCACTTCTTTTTGCAATTAAATTATCAGAGAGGATTAAGATTCCGGTAATTATACATCAAATGGATGATTGGGTAAGTACTGTCGGAAGTAATGGGCTAGGTAGTAGGTATTGGAGTAGAAAGATTAATGGAGAGTTCAAGCAATTGGTACAAAGAGCAGATTTGTGTCTAAGTATCAGTGATTTGATGGGAGTTGAGTACCAGAGACGCTATGGATCTAAATTTAAAACATATCATAATCCTGTAGATCTGGATATTTGGGAACCTAAAGTGAATGTTGAGAAATACGCTGAGAAGGAGTACTCTATTTTATATGCCGGCAGAACAGGCTTTGGAATAGCTACTTCGCTAAAGGCATTTGCATCTGCAGTTGAGTTTTTCAATGAAACTAGTGATACCAAAATTAAATTTTACATCCAAACTGCGGAAGAGCTGGCTTGGACTCAAGATTTTGAATACACAATACACAAAAAGCTAATCCCATATGAGAAATTGCCGCAGCTATTTCAAAGCATGGACTTTTTGCTATTGCCTTGTGATTTTTCGGATAAAGCTCTAAAATTTCTAAAGTATTCCATGCCTACAAAAGCTCCTGAATACATGATTACAGGTACTCCTATTATTATTCTGGCACCTGAGGAGACTGCTATATTCCAATATGGCAAGGAATTTAATTGGGCATTTACAATTAATAACGATGATACCAAGTTTATTGCTTCCAGATTAAGTGAAATTGTATCCAATAGGATTTCCCAAATTGAAGTTTCTCAAAATGCCATGAGTTTTGCAAAGCAAAGACATTCTCAGGAGGTAGTCACAAAGCAGTTTACCCAAGAATTCAGAACGCTCGTAAGTTATCTGGACGAAACAGAATCGTTAGCTTTCAATTAA